GATGTTGCGTTTGCTTAACTTAAATAGAGTTAACACTAACGCTAGTGTAAATTCCATTCATGATTTTTTGTAAGGAAATGCAAGGTTTTTATTGCAAATACTACAAGTTAAGCAGACTTGTAAATTTTGCTGCATACTTTAAAAAAGGTAGACCAGTTTTGGCATGAAAATATTTTTAAAAGGAATCCTCTTATGAAAACCCTAAATCCCCCTGTTTCAGCGTGCAAGTATTGTAAATATTACAAACCCATTGGGCGGCGGGGGGGGTCTTGCGAAATGCTTGGCGTATCAGTGCAAGGTGCGTGGAAGGGTTGCCATATAGGAACTCCACTATTTGCGGCCCAGCAGGAAAGTTGCGAAACTGCACAAGAGAACTGTAATCCAATACACAAAACCTCTCAAAAAGAAGCCCAGGAATTCTCAGAATTCCAAATAAAAAGCATTAATACTGCCGATTTAATCGTAGGAGTGAATTAATCAAATCGCTCAAGCACTCAACCGCCCTTGCTTGCGGTTGAGTTTTTGTTTAGTAGCACCTATAGCCAAACGCTTCATTGCGTAGTAGACAAAGCCCGCCTGGGGTTCAAACCCCAGGCTAATAGCGAAAGTCCACGCTTTGTAGACTAATACGCTTTTGAACGGAAGTTGGTACAAGTAGATAAATTGTGATTATCGAAGTATTATTACGTTTAGTTCTCTAATAATATCAGGAGGACTACCGAGAAAAAAGCTCAAACACAACAGCCAGTGATAGCAATTCATAATTACTGATATTTCCAACTTTCAAAAATTTATCCATTTTGATTTTGAACAATTCGCTGCTCATACTCTTGTTCAGTCATCAATTCGTGAGTACTTTCTACACGCTCTAAAAAGACGATACCATTGAGATGGTCGTATTCATGTTGAAAGATTCGGGCAACAAAATCTGTTAATTCTTGCCGATGCTGCTTACCATCTCGGCTGGTATACTCAACTTCAATTGCTTGATATCTGGGAACCAAACCGCGAATTCCCGGAATGCTGAGACAACCTTCCCAATCTTTTACGACTTCTGATGAGTGTGCAATAATGCGCGGATTAATTATCGCCGTTGGCTCCATTTTCGGTGCGTGAGGATATCTGAGATTGGGACGAGATGCGACAATAAACAAGCGATAAGATTGTGCTACCTGGGGTGCGGCAATACCGACGCCATTTTCTTTGGCAACTGTTGCCATCAAGTTGTCGATTAATTTTTGAATACTGCGATCGCCAAGATCGTCAATCGGCTGTGCTTGCTGCCGGAGTACGGGATTTCCGAGTTGGGAAACTTGCAGAATTTTAGCCATGTCGGTCGGGAGATTAAAAAGAGGCATCTGAAATATCTGGATCGGGACTTACGCACTAACCTTTGGTTTTGCCCCCCCGACCCCCCAAATCTGGGGGGCTAGGGGGGAGAAAAGCGTAAGTCTTATGTATTTTAACGCATACCTAAATAGTTCAAGCTCTCCATTGAAGAACTTGACTATTTACTCCCAACGGTTGTGGAAGAGTATGTATAGTGGTCGGGCGTTCGCGTTGGCGTAGCCTGCGACGAGAGCGCATAGCGTGCCGTAGGCATTAGCATTGCGGAATAACCTTAACTCAAAA
This genomic window from Argonema galeatum A003/A1 contains:
- the def gene encoding peptide deformylase; the encoded protein is MAKILQVSQLGNPVLRQQAQPIDDLGDRSIQKLIDNLMATVAKENGVGIAAPQVAQSYRLFIVASRPNLRYPHAPKMEPTAIINPRIIAHSSEVVKDWEGCLSIPGIRGLVPRYQAIEVEYTSRDGKQHRQELTDFVARIFQHEYDHLNGIVFLERVESTHELMTEQEYEQRIVQNQNG